The bacterium Unc6 genome includes a window with the following:
- a CDS encoding serine O-acetyltransferase translates to MFLKDDIQACFERDPAAISFYEVLLTYSGLHAVAFHRIAHSLYIKKIPFLPRLISQIARHVTGIEIHPLASIGKGLFIDHGMGVVIGETSVVGDNVTLYQGVTLGGTGKEKGKRHPNIGNNVVIGAGAKILGNITIGDNALIGANSVVIKDIDENCTVVGVPGRIVRKGDERISSLFLDHTALPDPIVERLEELQKEIIKVESMLKEKKEHTDR, encoded by the coding sequence ATATTTTTAAAAGATGATATACAGGCTTGTTTTGAAAGAGACCCTGCCGCAATAAGTTTTTATGAGGTTTTGCTTACATATTCAGGGCTTCATGCGGTTGCATTCCACAGGATTGCTCACAGTTTATATATAAAGAAAATTCCGTTTTTACCAAGACTGATTTCACAGATTGCAAGACATGTTACCGGTATAGAAATACATCCACTTGCAAGTATCGGAAAGGGATTGTTTATAGACCATGGGATGGGAGTTGTAATAGGTGAAACCTCTGTTGTGGGGGATAATGTTACACTATATCAGGGAGTTACGCTTGGAGGAACAGGGAAAGAAAAGGGGAAAAGACATCCTAATATTGGCAATAATGTTGTAATAGGAGCGGGTGCAAAAATATTAGGAAACATAACCATAGGCGATAATGCGTTGATAGGTGCAAACAGCGTGGTAATAAAAGATATAGATGAAAATTGCACGGTTGTAGGAGTTCCTGGCAGGATAGTAAGAAAAGGTGATGAAAGAATTTCTTCGCTTTTCCTTGACCATACTGCTTTACCTGATCCTATCGTTGAAAGACTTGAGGAATTACAGAAAGAGATTATTAAGGTAGAGAGCATGTTAAAGGAAAAAAAAGAACATACAGACCGATAA
- a CDS encoding methyltransferase, with the protein MADLNAIKESLIAGKAMEVRTLVQKALDEKVHPQNILNEGLIAGMDVVGVKFKNNEFYIPEVLIAARAMNAGLVPLEPALKKAGVQPLGEVAIGTVKGDLHDIGKNLVVMMWKGAGFQVNDLGIDCPPEKFIEAAKKGSQLIGMSALLTTTMPAMKTVVDALNSAGLKGKVKTLIGGAPITQNYADEIGADGYAPDAASAADKAKELLGI; encoded by the coding sequence ATGGCAGATCTAAATGCGATTAAGGAAAGCCTTATCGCGGGAAAGGCAATGGAAGTAAGGACCCTTGTCCAGAAAGCACTGGATGAGAAGGTGCATCCTCAGAATATCCTTAACGAAGGACTTATTGCTGGGATGGATGTGGTAGGGGTAAAGTTCAAGAATAATGAGTTTTATATCCCTGAGGTTCTTATTGCTGCACGCGCTATGAATGCAGGGTTAGTTCCATTAGAACCGGCGTTAAAAAAGGCTGGTGTCCAACCACTGGGAGAAGTTGCAATAGGAACTGTAAAAGGAGACCTGCATGACATTGGAAAAAATCTTGTTGTTATGATGTGGAAGGGTGCCGGTTTTCAGGTTAATGACCTTGGTATAGATTGTCCACCTGAAAAGTTTATAGAAGCGGCAAAAAAGGGTTCACAGTTAATTGGAATGTCAGCTCTTCTTACAACAACAATGCCGGCAATGAAGACAGTAGTGGATGCACTAAACAGTGCCGGTTTAAAGGGTAAGGTAAAGACATTAATCGGTGGCGCACCTATAACACAAAATTATGCAGATGAAATAGGTGCAGACGGATATGCACCAGATGCAGCCTCAGCAGCCGATAAAGCAAAAGAGTTACTTGGAATATAG
- a CDS encoding bifunctional ornithine acetyltransferase/N-acetylglutamate synthase yields the protein MKGITKPKGFFSSGISSGIKKKEKLDLALIYSEVPFFVSGVFTKNSFKAAPVLYCMGIVKKGTAQAVIINSGNANCATVDGDKDVVRMAEYVAGSLLISKKDVLVCSTGVIGRKIHLKKIERAVPELVSSISKKGSNAALAIITTDKVPKEVERSFKIGSRVINIGGMAKGSGMIAPDMAMPSATLLAFITTDVNIGLSALRKATQYAVDCSFNRISVDGSMSTNDTVLVMANGLAGNKRMDEGKDFETFKRELTLAMQELSKKIVKDGEGATKIIKIWVKGAYSEKDAYLVAKNVANSNLVKTAVYGSDPNWGRIISAVGSSTSKVDPKRLSLWIDKIQVFKDGAPANFKITDVRKEFKKKNISVYIDLGIGNYSDFFWTCDLTEEYIRINSSYTT from the coding sequence ATGAAAGGGATTACAAAGCCTAAAGGTTTTTTTTCATCTGGAATATCTTCTGGCATAAAAAAGAAAGAAAAACTGGATCTTGCACTTATATATTCTGAGGTTCCCTTTTTTGTTTCGGGTGTGTTCACTAAAAATTCATTTAAAGCCGCACCGGTATTATATTGTATGGGTATTGTAAAAAAAGGGACAGCACAGGCTGTCATTATAAACAGTGGCAATGCAAACTGTGCAACTGTGGATGGCGATAAAGATGTTGTAAGAATGGCTGAATATGTTGCAGGTAGCCTTTTAATATCAAAAAAAGATGTTCTTGTATGTTCAACAGGGGTTATAGGAAGAAAGATTCATCTGAAAAAAATTGAAAGAGCAGTTCCTGAACTTGTATCAAGTATAAGCAAAAAAGGCTCCAACGCTGCACTTGCCATCATTACAACAGATAAGGTCCCAAAAGAGGTTGAAAGGAGTTTTAAGATAGGTTCAAGGGTTATAAATATAGGTGGTATGGCAAAGGGTTCGGGTATGATTGCTCCGGATATGGCTATGCCTTCTGCTACACTGCTTGCATTTATCACAACAGATGTAAATATAGGTTTAAGTGCCTTAAGAAAAGCAACCCAGTATGCTGTGGATTGTTCTTTTAACAGGATAAGTGTAGATGGCAGTATGAGCACCAATGATACTGTTCTTGTTATGGCGAATGGTCTGGCTGGCAACAAAAGGATGGACGAAGGTAAAGATTTTGAAACTTTCAAAAGGGAACTTACCCTTGCTATGCAAGAACTTTCTAAAAAGATTGTTAAAGACGGGGAAGGTGCCACAAAGATTATTAAGATATGGGTAAAGGGTGCCTATTCAGAAAAAGATGCTTATCTTGTTGCAAAAAATGTTGCAAACTCAAACCTTGTAAAAACCGCAGTATATGGTTCTGACCCAAACTGGGGAAGAATTATATCTGCTGTTGGCTCAAGCACATCAAAGGTTGACCCTAAAAGGTTAAGTCTATGGATAGACAAAATACAGGTGTTTAAAGACGGTGCGCCTGCAAATTTTAAGATAACAGATGTAAGAAAAGAGTTTAAGAAAAAAAATATAAGTGTGTATATAGACTTGGGGATTGGGAATTATTCGGACTTTTTCTGGACCTGTGACCTTACAGAAGAATATATAAGAATAAACTCATCCTATACAACCTGA
- a CDS encoding YebC/PmpR family DNA-binding transcriptional regulator — MSGHSKWATTKHKKAAVDAKRGQIFTKVIKEITTAAHQGGGNPDANSRLRTAIDRARAANMPKDNIENAIKKGTGELPGVTYEEIIYECFGPQGIAIMIEALTDNKNRSTAEIRTILSRRGGHIGSQGSVSRLFHKKGFFLIDSRVATEEQIMSVVLEAGAEDLTKEDGDIFQVTCAILDFENVKKALQSANIPVLSAEITMLPVATVRIEDKNTASCVLGLMDALEAHEDVQETYANFDIPDSLIKEITGER, encoded by the coding sequence ATGTCCGGTCATTCAAAATGGGCTACAACAAAACATAAGAAGGCAGCAGTAGATGCAAAGAGGGGACAGATTTTTACAAAAGTTATAAAAGAGATAACAACAGCGGCCCATCAGGGAGGCGGGAACCCTGATGCAAATTCCAGATTAAGAACTGCTATTGATAGGGCACGTGCTGCAAATATGCCAAAAGATAACATTGAGAATGCAATTAAAAAAGGGACGGGTGAACTGCCCGGTGTTACATATGAAGAAATAATATATGAATGTTTTGGTCCTCAGGGTATAGCAATTATGATAGAAGCACTTACAGACAATAAAAACCGTTCAACAGCAGAGATAAGAACTATTCTTTCAAGAAGGGGCGGCCATATTGGTTCTCAGGGTTCCGTAAGCAGATTATTTCATAAAAAAGGATTTTTTCTTATAGACTCAAGGGTTGCAACCGAAGAACAGATAATGTCCGTTGTTCTTGAAGCAGGAGCAGAGGATTTGACAAAAGAAGATGGAGATATCTTTCAGGTAACCTGCGCCATTTTAGATTTTGAAAATGTGAAAAAGGCATTACAATCTGCAAACATCCCTGTGCTTTCTGCTGAAATAACAATGCTTCCTGTCGCAACCGTAAGGATAGAGGATAAGAATACAGCCTCTTGTGTTCTTGGACTTATGGATGCACTTGAAGCCCATGAAGATGTTCAAGAAACATATGCAAATTTTGATATCCCTGACAGTCTTATAAAAGAAATAACAGGAGAAAGATAA
- a CDS encoding N-acetyl-gamma-glutamyl-phosphate reductase — translation MRIGIMGIKGYAGEKLLRILIRHPDVQVSALSSRVGEKTPISDIFPWAKGILDDLSCEDYTAERISEVADIVFLALPHRASMDIAYKILKLEKKVIDLSADFRLKNISKYEKYYEKHKYPELLKKAVYGLPEIYRKQISKADLVANPGCYPTSIILALAPIAGGEFLDKNKCIIIDSKSGVTGAGKNLKEELLFAQANENIKAYSVNSHQHTPEIEQELSYLAGSDISIVFVPHLVPMNRGILSTVYVPLKKDVDEFTLKSSYRDFYRGEPFVRIRSAPDYPETSDVFDTNFCDICVAFDKSKNLAIVISVIDNLLKGASGQAVQNMNIMLGCNEKEGLL, via the coding sequence ATGCGCATTGGTATAATGGGTATAAAAGGTTATGCAGGGGAAAAACTGTTGAGGATTTTAATAAGACATCCTGATGTCCAGGTTAGTGCGCTTTCTTCAAGGGTAGGAGAAAAAACACCCATATCAGATATATTCCCCTGGGCAAAAGGCATTTTAGATGATCTGTCCTGTGAAGATTACACCGCTGAAAGGATTTCAGAGGTTGCAGATATTGTTTTTCTTGCTCTGCCGCACAGAGCATCTATGGATATTGCATATAAGATTCTTAAACTGGAAAAAAAGGTTATAGACCTAAGTGCGGATTTCAGGTTAAAGAATATTTCAAAATATGAAAAATATTATGAAAAACATAAATACCCCGAACTTCTTAAAAAAGCGGTATACGGTCTTCCTGAAATTTATAGAAAGCAAATTTCAAAAGCAGATCTTGTTGCAAATCCAGGATGTTATCCTACAAGTATAATACTTGCGTTGGCTCCTATTGCGGGGGGCGAATTTTTAGACAAAAACAAATGTATAATTATTGATTCCAAAAGCGGCGTAACAGGTGCTGGAAAAAATCTGAAAGAAGAACTTCTTTTTGCACAAGCCAATGAAAACATCAAGGCATACAGTGTTAATTCTCACCAACACACACCGGAAATAGAGCAGGAACTATCTTACCTGGCAGGTTCTGATATTTCAATTGTGTTTGTCCCGCATCTTGTTCCTATGAATAGAGGAATACTTTCTACCGTTTATGTTCCGTTAAAAAAAGATGTTGATGAATTTACACTTAAATCTTCATACAGGGATTTTTATAGAGGCGAACCCTTTGTTCGTATCAGGTCTGCCCCTGATTATCCGGAGACATCAGATGTTTTTGATACAAACTTCTGTGATATATGTGTGGCTTTTGATAAGAGTAAAAATCTTGCAATAGTTATAAGTGTAATAGACAATCTTTTAAAGGGAGCATCCGGGCAGGCTGTTCAGAATATGAATATTATGCTTGGGTGTAATGAAAAAGAAGGATTGCTATGA
- a CDS encoding acetyl-CoA carboxylase carboxyl transferase subunit beta: protein MALFGKPKYTIVRLRKKEIPKGLWTKCQNCQGMIYNKDLEDNLMVCPKCNYHYTIGARERIRYTADDGTFLEQDTDMESKDPLDFKGPKTYQEKLKADQTLTGLKEAAIWGLCKIENTETVLAVTDSRFIMGSMGSVVGEKITRAVEKGIDKRLSVVIISGSGGGARMHEGMFSLMQMAKTSTAIAKHSEAGLFFISVLTNPTMAGVLASFASLGDIIIAEPKALIGFTGPRVIEQTIHQILPEGFQRSEFLLEHGLIDMIAERKDLKHTIGRILKYQTLT, encoded by the coding sequence ATGGCTTTATTTGGAAAACCTAAATACACAATAGTAAGGCTAAGAAAAAAAGAAATTCCAAAAGGACTTTGGACAAAATGTCAGAACTGTCAGGGTATGATTTACAATAAAGACCTTGAGGATAATCTTATGGTATGTCCGAAGTGTAATTATCACTACACAATTGGGGCAAGAGAAAGAATAAGATACACTGCAGATGATGGGACATTTCTTGAGCAGGATACAGACATGGAGTCAAAGGACCCCCTTGATTTTAAGGGTCCAAAAACATATCAGGAAAAATTAAAAGCAGATCAGACTCTTACAGGTCTTAAAGAGGCTGCAATATGGGGATTATGCAAAATAGAAAATACCGAAACTGTTCTTGCTGTTACAGACTCCCGTTTTATTATGGGCTCTATGGGTTCTGTTGTTGGGGAGAAGATTACAAGGGCAGTTGAAAAAGGTATAGATAAAAGGCTTTCTGTTGTTATAATCTCTGGCTCAGGAGGAGGTGCCCGCATGCATGAGGGAATGTTTTCCTTAATGCAAATGGCAAAAACAAGCACTGCAATTGCGAAACATAGCGAGGCAGGGCTTTTTTTTATTTCTGTTCTTACAAACCCGACAATGGCAGGGGTTCTTGCAAGTTTCGCATCACTCGGTGATATAATAATTGCAGAGCCAAAAGCACTTATAGGTTTTACAGGACCAAGGGTTATTGAACAAACCATACACCAGATTCTTCCTGAGGGTTTTCAAAGGTCAGAATTTCTTCTTGAGCACGGACTTATTGATATGATAGCAGAAAGAAAAGACTTAAAGCACACAATAGGAAGAATACTTAAATATCAAACACTAACATAG